AACAAAGGGGCTGCTTCAATTCGTTCGAATGTTGTAAAACGGTAATTGCAATTTTCACATTCTCTTCGACGACGAATCGCACGACCATCATCAGCTTGGCGACTATCGATTACACGGGAGTTATTATGATGACATCTTGGACAACGCATAGTGTTCACCTCATTTTATCTAATAATATCTATTTTTAAAGTTTCGTTTTAGTTTACTTTCTATATTATAACATGAAATGCCTGAGAAACCAGTCATTAACGATTACTTCTTAAGCATTTTTTTCTTATTGTAGGTCTCTTATTTAATAACAAATTTTGATTGTTTAAAAAAAAATAATCGAGTGAGACAACGTTCCAACCGTTCAATCTGACCCAATTATTATCGTCTTACAGTTCTATTTTGTCTCGCGTGCCCCAACCTGTATTCTTATGAGTAATATATCCCCAAATTCGAACAGGTGACAATACAAAAATTGCCCATAGTACAGTAAATGGAAAAGCTAAAAAAACAATCCATTTATCCCGATTTGCCAAATCATTCCTGGGAATTGAAAGATAGGCTAAGGAATAAACTGCACTAAATGCTAACGGAGCAACTAAAATTAATGGAAAATCGGTCATTACAAAAAATACCCAGTAAATCAATTGATACTTAATAACATTCATAGCCGCAAACATTGCCCAGCCAAATGCCTGTCTAAAAAAAACAAAACTATTAACAGGGAACAGCGCTAACCGCCAAAAACCTCTAATAAAACTGCCTCTGTTCCAACGTAGATGTTGTCGCACATGATGACTCAATTTATTCGGCAAATCTGTATAAGAAACTGCTGTCATTTGAGCAACGGTTCTCCCTAAAAGCATTGCCGCCATTGTTAAGAAACTATCATCTGAAAATTCTACTCTAACACGACCAAACGTTTCATTTTCATATCCTAATTTTTGCGCTAAGTATAACACTTCAGCCCGATAAAAGGCAATGGGGCCGCTATTAACAGCTACACTGCCAAACATAGAGTTCATCGATCGTTCTATCAATACCATGTGTCCGATCACTAATAAATCTGTAATTACAGTCAAAAGATTATCTGTAACATTTCTTGTCACGATCACACCCGCAACGGAATAAACACGCTCATCTTCAAACGGAATAATGCCTTGTTCTATCGCGTGCTCTTCAAAAACAGTATCACTATCGATCGTCAAAATAATCTCATTATGAAAATCAGAAATTTCTAAATGCTTATACGCATTTAGTTGTGCTGCCCGTTTTCCACTATTTTTCTGCTTAATAAATTGAAAGGAGATTCCTTTTTCCGCAAAAATCTCTTGGTATTCTTTTGCAATCTCTGAATAATCAACAAGCGAGCTGCCATCATCAACTGCTACTAATTCAGCCGGCAGAAGTGTTTGATTTAGAATAGATTGAAATGTATTTTTAACGTTTTCAATTGGTTCATTATACATAGGCATCAGTATATATACATTTCGATTACTGACTTTTTCATAGGCATATGGCGTATATAGAGTACTTAAAATAAGGGTGGCTAATGCCATACCACCGCTCATTGTAAAAAAAGGTGCAATCCCACTCAAAGAATGGCGATAACCACTTGGCAACCTAAATTGAAACCATACAATCGCTAAAGAAAGAATCGAAACAATCGTAAATACTAACAAAAAACCATTTTTATTATACAGTGTATGCTTAATATTCTGACTTCGAATATTTGCCCAAAAGCCTATTTTATAGCGCCTAATTTTAGGCTTGATTCCTAACTTACGTAATATTTTTTTCTGTTGAGGTTTAAATGTACAATGAATAATGATTTCTAACATAAAAATGATCAACATGACTAGTAATGGGAGTTTTCCAGATAAAATAAAACTTTCGATTGACGGGTGAAAAAAATGAATCAACTCATAAACTGAGATATACAGTATGGAGACGATGGGGATCATATACAGAAAAATTATACCTAAGAATTCTAATAAAAAGAAAAATCCTTTTTTCATCAAAACATCCTTTCAAAAAAGTTTTGCAGTGAATCTAATCTATTTTGCTTAATAATGATAACTCCTTATCAACGTTACCTCTTTGAATTCAAGCTCCACTCCCTTGGGAAGGTCTAGTTCTACATTGCCCAAATTAATGCTTTGTTGTTCACCACTGACCAAAACTTTTCGACTAAGATTTCGTTTGATTAGACTTACCTTGAGTATTGTTTGTTTTTGCTCTTTTTTTAAGGTATCATCGTAACGAAAAATCTTCTCTTCACGGACTTTTATCAACTGATTTAGCGCCAATTTATTTTGAGATTGAGGAAATTTAATGTCTCTTTTGAGATTAATTTCAGTCAATTCCTTATTTGAAATTGCTGCCACTAACTCTTCCCATGAATAGATATCTACGTATTTCTTTTCCTTAACAATCAGCAAATCCTCTTGTTTTTTGGATGTATCAAATAAAAATTTATCTCTTCCGTAAATTAGGAAAATCACCGCAAGAAGAAGGAACAATGGTAATAGAACTATTTTTAATAGCTGGCATGAGCGATTTTGTTCAACGTGTTGTTTTTCTTTGCGTCTGTTTTTTCTCGAACTATCATTCATTATTTTTTCCACCTCCTACTTGAATAATCTATAATCAACGGGGGCATTAAACGGTCGTTAAATCATAAAACAATTGACTCTTATCCATAATAAGTTTTTTCTTGTCCTCATACACATCATGATCAACAGCATATATTACTAGATCATATTGCATCAGTTGTTGATAATCTTGTTCTAAACCGATTACTGTTTCATCGGTTGATGCACTGTATGGGTGCATCACATCATCATATGCAACAACGCTTATATTTTTCGCTTTTAATTTTTTTATCAGTGAAATAACTGAAGACATTCTGACATCAGCAATATTTTTTTTATATGTTACACCAATAACAGCAATACTCATCTCTGCAAACTCTTTTTTGCTCTGCGCCGAAAGATCTTTGATTTTTTCTAAATAATAATCAAGCATTGAATCGTTGATTTTTCCTGCTATATCGATCAGTGGTGTTTCTACTCCTCGGTCCGCCATCAGCCAAGTAAGATAATAAGGATCTACAGGGATACAGTGACCGCCAATGCCTAAATTTGGTGTAAATTTCATAAATCCAAAAGGTTTTGTTGCCGCTGCTTCTAACACTTCGCCTACTTCGATGTCTAAATTATCCGAAATTTTTTGAAGTTCATCTGCTAAAGCGATATTGACCAAACGGAAAGTATTTTCATATATTTTAGCTAATTCAGCCGTTTTCAAATTGGAAACGGAAGAAACATGGCTTCCAAAAAAATCTTCCACTTTTGATAGGCATTTGTTTGTATGTCCTGCAACGATTCTTGGGATTTTAGCACTGAGAGATTGTGTATTTCCTGGATCAATTCTTTCTGGGGAATAAGCGATGAAAAGATCAATTCCGATATGATAACCAAGTTTAGAAAACTCAGCTACAAGATATTCTTCCGTTGTTCCAGGATACGTTGTACTTTCTAAAATAATCAACGAGCCTATTTTCACTTTATTTTTGATCAAATTGACAGCCGATTTGATATAGCTTAGATCAGGAATTTTATTTTTATCGATTGGTGTAGGTACGTCAATAATATAGACATCTTTACCTTTGATTAATTGCCCATCATAGGTAAATACAGTCCTTTTTTCTTTCAACATTTGAACTGTTTCATCCAATACTGTGTCAAGAGGACTGATTCCTTTATTCAATATATCCACTTTTCGTTTATCAATATCAAATCCAATTACTTTATGACCATTTTTCACATGATTTATTATACTTGGTAGCCCAACATAGCCCAAACCAATTACCACTACTTCTTTTTTCATTTCACATTCCACTACCTTTTATTTTTTTTGCAATCCTTTTGCTCACAAAAGATAACACAGGTTTGACGGAATTGTCTATGTTTTCCGAACGAAAAACGTTATTTTAAAACGTTTATATAAATAACCATATTACGGTTCTATATGTATTAAAAAAACAAGAAAGCCACGTAAAAGCAATGCTCAATACGTGGTTACCCATATTCATTTTCATTATTTTTAAATTATCACAAAAAAATATAAACAACAATCATGTTATGTTATTCAAAAATATTTTTGGATACCCATTTTTGTACTATTTTTTCTGTCTCTTGAATACTTTTTTGATTATCAAATACGATATCTGCCTTTTGTTTTTTCTCCTCTATAGACAATTGACTATTGATCCGTCGTTGCGCCTCGTCTTGGGTTAAATTATCTCGTTTCATCAAACGGACTAGTTGCGTCGCTTCTGGAACGTAAACAACTGCTACTTTATCAACAAACTGATCATATCCGCCTTCAAATAATAAGGGGATGTCAACTACAACTAGTGATGATTCATTCTTTTTCTGATCAATCTGAGATAAAATCTCATCTCTTAAAAAAGGCGATAATACTTCGTTAAGCATCTTTCTTTTTTTCTCATCAGAAAAAACAATACTGCCTAATTTTTTGCGATTTAGTGATCCATCTTGGTTTAAAACCTCTAAACCAAAAACAGCAACGATTTTTTCCAATGCTGGAGTCCCCACTTCAACGATTTCCCGAGCAATTACATCAGCATCGACGATAGGAAAATTCAGACTCTTAAATACAGAAACGACTGTACTTTTCCCAGTCGCAATACCGCCTGTCAGCCCTAATATCATACCCATCGATCAATTCCTCACTTTCAAGGTTTGACATTTAGGACAAAAATGTGTACCACGTTGCGCCACTTTAATTTTTTTGATCGGCGTTGCGCATCTTGGACAAGGTTTCTCAGTCTGACCATAAACATTTAATGAAATTTGAAACGTTCCAGCTTCTCCTAAAGCGTTTAGATAACTACGGATCGTCGTTCCTCCTGCTTCAACCGCACGACCAAGAACATCAATGATTGCATAATATAACTGTTCAACTTCTTTTGGCTTTAATGTGTCTGCTGGTTGTTCAGGATGGATCTTTGCTTCCCATAAAGCTTCATCTACATAAATATTGCCTAAGCCTGTTACTAAACGCTGATCCAATAATAACGGCTTGATTGCTTTGTGATGCTTTTTCAAGCCTGTACGAAATTCCGACAACTTAAATTCAGTGGGAATCGGTTCAGGACCTAGAGCTAAAATCCCTTTGTAATTTTCCCCTTGATTCTTAGGTACTAAAACCATACGACCAAATTTCCGAACATCAAGATAGCGTAATTCAGTTCCATCAGTAAAGGTAAAAACCACATGCGTGTGCTTAGTTCGCTCCTCTTTCGGATCATGGGTTTCATATTTCCCTTCCATTCGTAAATGGGAAATCATATCATAATTCGTTAATTTGAAAATTAAAAACTTGCCCCGACGTTCCATTTTTTCAATTGTTTGACCGATCAACTGCTGTGCAAAAATTTCTGATTCTGGTGATTCGATGATTCTCGGCCATAATATTGTAACTTCTTCAATCGTCTTGCCAACCACTAATTTTTCTAACCCTTTCCTGACTGTTTCAACTTCTGGTAATTCAGGCAATTTCCATCTCTCCTTAGAAGAAAAAGACCGCAACGAACGCATGAAAGTTTCAATAACTTTTTCGTTTGGTCAGTCTTTTCTTAAATTATTTTAGTTCACTATTTTGCTTCGTACCATGTTTTACCCCAACTGCTGTCAGTCAATAACGGTACATGTAAAGCAACAGCGTTTTCCATTACATCTTTCACTAATGCATTTAGTTTTTCTAGTTCAGATTCTGGTGCTTCAAAAACAAGTTCATCATGCACTTGTAGTAACATCGTCGCCTGCATATTTTCTTCTTTTAGTCGTTCTTGCATGTTGATCATTGCAATTTTCAAAATATCCGCAGCACTTCCTTGGATCGGTGTATTGATCGCAGTCCGTTCTGCAAAAGAACGTAAATTGAAATTGCGTGAATTGATGTCTGGTAAATAACGGCGGCGATTATAAAGTGTTTCTACAAAGCCTTTATCTTTCGCATCACGAACGATATCTTCCATGTATTTTTTAACCCCTGGGTATTTTTCAAAATAAGTATCAATATATTCTTGCGCTTGTTTTCTCGTAATACCTAGATTTTGTGACAAACCATAATCACTGATGCCATAGACAATCCCAAAATTTACAGCTTTCGCTTGACGACGCATATTTGACGTAACATCCTCTGGTTTTTCGATACCAAATACTCGCATTGCTGTACTTGAGTGAATATCTTGTCCTTCAATAAATGCTTCTTTCAAATGTTGATCGTCTGAAATATGCGCTAAAACACGTAATTCAATTTGAGAATAATCGGATGAAAAAATCAACCAGTCTTTTTCTCTTGGTATAAAAGCCTCCCGAATTTTCCGTCCTTCTTCTAAGCGGATTGGAATGTTTTGCAAGTTAGGATCAACTGAGCTTAAACGACCAGTTTGGGTTAATGTTTGAACGTAACGTGTATGGATTTTATCATCTGACTGAATCACTTTCAATAGCCCTTCAACATAAGTTGATTGAATTTTAGCAATCTGACGGTAAATTAAAATGTCTTCTACAATTGGCGCTTGTTCTTTCAATTGTTCTAATACATCTACCGCGGTTGAATAGCCAGTCTTTGTTTTTTTAATAACAGGCAAACCCATTTTTTCAAATAAAATCACCCCTAATTGTTTAGGTGAATTCAAGTTGAACTCTTCGCCTGCTTCTGCATATATTTTTTGTTCGATTTCACGTAGTCGATCTGAAAATTCGATCCGCATTTCTTTCAATCGATTAGCATCCACACGAATTCCTGTGATCTCCATATCGCCTAAAATTTTTGAAAGCGGTAATTCCATTTTATAGAATAAATCTGCTTGATTTTTCTCCACTAATTCTGCATCTAGTTTTTCAGAAAGAAAATGGATTGCTTTCACTTTTCTGGCAAGATGACTAAAGAAAGCCTCATCATCTTCTGGTAAGCCTTTTTTTGCACCTTTTCCATAAACTGATTCGTCCGAATGGATATCCGTATAGCCATAATGTTGCGCTACGCCTTCAATATCCGCACTATTATCATTAGTATCTAATAGATATGCTGCTAATAAGACATCAAACGTAATCCCTTGAGGCTTACCAACATAACGGTTAAGCGAAACGTACGTGCGTTTTGCATCATACACTATTTTTTTGTATTTTTCCGATAACAACCAATCAATAAATGGTTTGCTTTCAAATAGTTCCAAGCTATTCGTCGTATACACTTTGTTCTTCGTTCCCCACGCAACTCCTACAATTGGTGAAGTGTGGTAATTATCTTC
The Enterococcus silesiacus DNA segment above includes these coding regions:
- a CDS encoding 5-hydroxymethyluracil DNA glycosylase, with product MPELPEVETVRKGLEKLVVGKTIEEVTILWPRIIESPESEIFAQQLIGQTIEKMERRGKFLIFKLTNYDMISHLRMEGKYETHDPKEERTKHTHVVFTFTDGTELRYLDVRKFGRMVLVPKNQGENYKGILALGPEPIPTEFKLSEFRTGLKKHHKAIKPLLLDQRLVTGLGNIYVDEALWEAKIHPEQPADTLKPKEVEQLYYAIIDVLGRAVEAGGTTIRSYLNALGEAGTFQISLNVYGQTEKPCPRCATPIKKIKVAQRGTHFCPKCQTLKVRN
- a CDS encoding nucleotide sugar dehydrogenase, translated to MKKEVVVIGLGYVGLPSIINHVKNGHKVIGFDIDKRKVDILNKGISPLDTVLDETVQMLKEKRTVFTYDGQLIKGKDVYIIDVPTPIDKNKIPDLSYIKSAVNLIKNKVKIGSLIILESTTYPGTTEEYLVAEFSKLGYHIGIDLFIAYSPERIDPGNTQSLSAKIPRIVAGHTNKCLSKVEDFFGSHVSSVSNLKTAELAKIYENTFRLVNIALADELQKISDNLDIEVGEVLEAAATKPFGFMKFTPNLGIGGHCIPVDPYYLTWLMADRGVETPLIDIAGKINDSMLDYYLEKIKDLSAQSKKEFAEMSIAVIGVTYKKNIADVRMSSVISLIKKLKAKNISVVAYDDVMHPYSASTDETVIGLEQDYQQLMQYDLVIYAVDHDVYEDKKKLIMDKSQLFYDLTTV
- a CDS encoding dephospho-CoA kinase yields the protein MILGLTGGIATGKSTVVSVFKSLNFPIVDADVIAREIVEVGTPALEKIVAVFGLEVLNQDGSLNRKKLGSIVFSDEKKRKMLNEVLSPFLRDEILSQIDQKKNESSLVVVDIPLLFEGGYDQFVDKVAVVYVPEATQLVRLMKRDNLTQDEAQRRINSQLSIEEKKQKADIVFDNQKSIQETEKIVQKWVSKNIFE
- a CDS encoding DNA polymerase I; translation: MTKNKLLLVDGNSVAFRAFFALHNSLERFKNKNGLHTNAVYAFNNMFENVMAKENPTHVLVAFDAGKTTFRTEFYPEYKAGRSKTPGEFKEQMPYIRELLTGLGVKYYELDNYEADDIIGTLATKVPKDEFDVVVLSGDRDLTQLATDSVKVDITIKGVSDLESYTPEHVAEKYDGLTPNQIIDMKGLAGDTSDNIPGVTKIGEKTAIKLLKEFGSVEGVYENIDSLKQSKMKENLINDKEQAFMSKRLATINVDSPVKINIDELKYEGKDLEKLIPFYKEMEFKQMLSKLNVEEEIVELEDVHFDVVDAFTQEMFTDDMALYVEMLEDNYHTSPIVGVAWGTKNKVYTTNSLELFESKPFIDWLLSEKYKKIVYDAKRTYVSLNRYVGKPQGITFDVLLAAYLLDTNDNSADIEGVAQHYGYTDIHSDESVYGKGAKKGLPEDDEAFFSHLARKVKAIHFLSEKLDAELVEKNQADLFYKMELPLSKILGDMEITGIRVDANRLKEMRIEFSDRLREIEQKIYAEAGEEFNLNSPKQLGVILFEKMGLPVIKKTKTGYSTAVDVLEQLKEQAPIVEDILIYRQIAKIQSTYVEGLLKVIQSDDKIHTRYVQTLTQTGRLSSVDPNLQNIPIRLEEGRKIREAFIPREKDWLIFSSDYSQIELRVLAHISDDQHLKEAFIEGQDIHSSTAMRVFGIEKPEDVTSNMRRQAKAVNFGIVYGISDYGLSQNLGITRKQAQEYIDTYFEKYPGVKKYMEDIVRDAKDKGFVETLYNRRRYLPDINSRNFNLRSFAERTAINTPIQGSAADILKIAMINMQERLKEENMQATMLLQVHDELVFEAPESELEKLNALVKDVMENAVALHVPLLTDSSWGKTWYEAK